From one Triticum aestivum cultivar Chinese Spring chromosome 4B, IWGSC CS RefSeq v2.1, whole genome shotgun sequence genomic stretch:
- the LOC123093241 gene encoding probable pectinesterase 8 isoform X2: MQFRLLLKAHLILLKCPLRPISYSEATVRLPAIQMSAKAISLYCCIPAAFLLFFAHLNNPTTSFLRALLDLATPPLTFNLLTVHYFSNYHRHLGSYNPLCDDFPPDFPPPNTAATSIFCVDPNGCCDFTTVQSAVDAVPRSSQKRNVVWINKGIYFEKVTVPATKPNITFQGQGFDLTAIMWNDTANSSHGTFYSASVSVFAAGFVAKNISFINVAPIPRPGDVGAQAVALRIGSDQAAFWGCGFFGAQDTLHDDRGRHYFKECFIQGSIDFIFGDARSLYENCRLISIADPVPAGVRSITGSVTAHARESNLENTGYSFVDCSIGGTGWIWLGRAWRPYSRVVFAYTSMSNIIASDGWNDWSDPSRDQSVFYGEYKCTGDGAHLAGRVPYALELSDLQALPYLNTSFIDGDLWLKPYYDSLISA, from the exons ATGCAATTTAGGCTGCTTCTTAAAGCGCATTTGATCCTGTTAAAATGCCCTCTCAGACCCATCTCATATTCCGAAGCAACAGTGAGACTTCCAGCCATACAAATGAGCGCCAAAGCCATCTCCCTCTATTGCTGTATACCTGCTGCATTTCTGCTCTTCTTTGCCCATCTCAATAACCCAACCACTTCATTCCTTCGAGCTCTGCTTGATCTTGCAACACCACCCCTAACATTTAATTTGCTTACTGTTCATTATTTTTCTAACTATCATCGCCATCTTGGTTCGTATAACCCGCTCTGTGATGATTTCCCGCCAGACTTCCCACCGCCTAACACCGCAGCAACATCGATCTTCTGTGTCGACCCCAACGGCTGCTGCGACTTCACCACAGTGCAGTCCGCGGTTGATGCTGTGCCAAGATCCAGCCAAAAGAGGAACGTTGTGTGGATCAACAAGGGCATCTATTT TGAGAAAGTAACAGTCCCTGCTACAAAGCCCAACATCACATTCCAGGGGCAGGGATTTGATCTGACGGCAATCATGTGGAACGACACCGCCAACTCATCACATGGAACCTTCTACAGCGCTTCGGTTTCTGTTTTCGCAGCCGGCTTTGTCGCAAAGAACATCAGCTTCATT AATGTAGCACCAATTCCAAGACCCGGAGATGTTGGTGCTCAGGCAGTCGCTCTGAGGATCGGCAGTGACCAGGCGGCATTCTGGGGCTGCGGCTTCTTTGGGGCACAAGATACACTGCACGATGATCGGGGCCGGCATTACTTCAAGGAATGTTTCATTCAGGGCTCCATCGACTTCATCTTCGGAGATGCTAGGTCACTCTATGAG AACTGCAGATTGATTTCGATAGCAGATCCTGTGCCTGCAGGGGTGAGATCCATCACTGGTTCAGTTACTGCGCATGCCCGGGAATCCAACTTAGAAAACACCGGCTATTCATTTGTCGACTGCAGCATCGGCGGCACCGGGTGGATATGGCTTGGGCGAGCGTGGAGACCTTACTCCCGTGTTGTATTTGCATACACTTCGATGTCAAATATCATCGCCTCCGATGGATGGAATGATTGGAGTGATCCTTCAAGAGATCA GAGTGTGTTTTATGGAGAGTACAAGTGTACAGGCGATGGCGCACACCTGGCGGGCAGAGTGCCGTACGCTCTTGAGCTCAGCGACCTGCAAGCATTGCCTTACTTGAACACATCTTTTATTGACGGTGACCTATGGCTGAAACCATACTACGACTCACTAATATCTGCATGA
- the LOC123093241 gene encoding probable pectinesterase 8 isoform X1 produces the protein MQFRLLLKAHLILLKCPLRPISYSEATVRLPAIQMSAKAISLYCCIPAAFLLFFAHLNNPTTSFLRALLDLATPPLTFNLLTVHYFSNYHRHLGSYNPLCDDFPPDFPPPNTAATSIFCVDPNGCCDFTTVQSAVDAVPRSSQKRNVVWINKGIYFEKVTVPATKPNITFQGQGFDLTAIMWNDTANSSHGTFYSASVSVFAAGFVAKNISFINVAPIPRPGDVGAQAVALRIGSDQAAFWGCGFFGAQDTLHDDRGRHYFKECFIQGSIDFIFGDARSLYENCRLISIADPVPAGVRSITGSVTAHARESNLENTGYSFVDCSIGGTGWIWLGRAWRPYSRVVFAYTSMSNIIASDGWNDWSDPSRDQYVSPALLVFSGINSECTLSSMISIARSVFYGEYKCTGDGAHLAGRVPYALELSDLQALPYLNTSFIDGDLWLKPYYDSLISA, from the exons ATGCAATTTAGGCTGCTTCTTAAAGCGCATTTGATCCTGTTAAAATGCCCTCTCAGACCCATCTCATATTCCGAAGCAACAGTGAGACTTCCAGCCATACAAATGAGCGCCAAAGCCATCTCCCTCTATTGCTGTATACCTGCTGCATTTCTGCTCTTCTTTGCCCATCTCAATAACCCAACCACTTCATTCCTTCGAGCTCTGCTTGATCTTGCAACACCACCCCTAACATTTAATTTGCTTACTGTTCATTATTTTTCTAACTATCATCGCCATCTTGGTTCGTATAACCCGCTCTGTGATGATTTCCCGCCAGACTTCCCACCGCCTAACACCGCAGCAACATCGATCTTCTGTGTCGACCCCAACGGCTGCTGCGACTTCACCACAGTGCAGTCCGCGGTTGATGCTGTGCCAAGATCCAGCCAAAAGAGGAACGTTGTGTGGATCAACAAGGGCATCTATTT TGAGAAAGTAACAGTCCCTGCTACAAAGCCCAACATCACATTCCAGGGGCAGGGATTTGATCTGACGGCAATCATGTGGAACGACACCGCCAACTCATCACATGGAACCTTCTACAGCGCTTCGGTTTCTGTTTTCGCAGCCGGCTTTGTCGCAAAGAACATCAGCTTCATT AATGTAGCACCAATTCCAAGACCCGGAGATGTTGGTGCTCAGGCAGTCGCTCTGAGGATCGGCAGTGACCAGGCGGCATTCTGGGGCTGCGGCTTCTTTGGGGCACAAGATACACTGCACGATGATCGGGGCCGGCATTACTTCAAGGAATGTTTCATTCAGGGCTCCATCGACTTCATCTTCGGAGATGCTAGGTCACTCTATGAG AACTGCAGATTGATTTCGATAGCAGATCCTGTGCCTGCAGGGGTGAGATCCATCACTGGTTCAGTTACTGCGCATGCCCGGGAATCCAACTTAGAAAACACCGGCTATTCATTTGTCGACTGCAGCATCGGCGGCACCGGGTGGATATGGCTTGGGCGAGCGTGGAGACCTTACTCCCGTGTTGTATTTGCATACACTTCGATGTCAAATATCATCGCCTCCGATGGATGGAATGATTGGAGTGATCCTTCAAGAGATCAGTATGTCTCTCCTGCACTGCTAGTGTTTTCTGGAATCAATTCAGAATGCACGCTAAGTTCGATGATTTCCATTGCCAGGAGTGTGTTTTATGGAGAGTACAAGTGTACAGGCGATGGCGCACACCTGGCGGGCAGAGTGCCGTACGCTCTTGAGCTCAGCGACCTGCAAGCATTGCCTTACTTGAACACATCTTTTATTGACGGTGACCTATGGCTGAAACCATACTACGACTCACTAATATCTGCATGA